CGCTTATGCGCTGGCTTGCCAGGGACGTCACGAGGGCGGGCTCATGGCTTTTCGCCCAGGATTCGCAATAGCTGAGCGCTCCGCCCTCTATAGCGAGGTAGTTGGCCATCGCCAGGATCTGCCGGTGTTGTTTTTTAAATTATCCGAGTTAAAATCGGGTTAATATTTTCAGAATAGATTGACAAGAAGCAGCGGATCGTCGGAATAGGTGGGTCTCTCGGAAGAGAGGCCTTTTTGTTTTAGTAAGGGCGGTGAGTACTTGGCAGTTCCACCGCCCTTTGATCACGGCGAACTGCGAAGTTCACCCCCAAAGTGATGAGCGATGATAGTAGAAGTTGCCATTGATGTCAATCAGATAAATGCAAAAGACCAAGGCCGAAGCTATGATTGGCCAAAGCCGGCGCGATGCCCCCGGTGCTCGGGTGGCAAAACATGGGGACATGGTTTTGTATGGGCATTTTTTGAGGGTTTGCAGATGGGCTTGTATTTGAAGCGTTACCGTTGTCCCGTTTGCGGTTGTGTCATAAGGATGAAGCCATCCGGGTACTTCCCGAGGTTTTCCGTGACCGTGGAAAAGATTAAATCCAGTTTGACGTCCAAATTGGAGGGATGGTCATGGTTAAAATGTTTGGGCGTCAACCGCCAGCGACATTGGCTTCGGTCGTTGAGGCGCCAGGTAACGGTGCATTTGGGCATCGCGTGGCTGAATCGGTTGTTGGATGGTTTTGCCGCCTTGATCAGCAAGGGTATGGTCCCCGTAAGTCGCTCATTCAAGACGTAACTTTTAGTGCATGACAGGCTCCCTACCGCAGGGTGTCGTTGTCAGGTTGCTGTTTCTGTCGTAAGGCCCCGGAAAATACAAAAAGGAGGTCATTTTGATGACGGAAGAGCAGAAACAACGGGTGGCGGTGTTCCGATTCGGGATCATTCAAGAGTTTTTGGACGTTGTCCGACTGGATCATGGCGAACAGGAAGAGCTTTTACGACGGAAGTGCGACCGCCAGTGGGATATCCCTTTCTCCGGGCGGAGCAGTATCGGCCGCAGCACGATTTTACGGTGGGTTCATCAATACAAATCCAGCGGCGGCAGCCTGGAATCCCTCTACCCCCGGGCAAGAAACGACCGAGGGAAAGCTCGGGCTCTGGATGAGGAGACAAGCCTGGCCCTTCTGGAATGCCGGCGCAAGCTGCCGGGATTGACGGTTCCGTCGCTCATACGCACCATGGGCGAGCAGAAGCTCCTTCCCGCCGGAATCTCATTAAATTCTTCCACTGTTTACCGTTTTCTTCACAGTCACAACCTGATGACAAGAGAAAGCAGCCCTGTTGACCGGCGCAAGTTTGAAGCGGAATTGCCCAACGACCTGTGGCAATGCGACGCCATGCACGGTCCCGCGCTTTCGTCCGGCGGCAAGAAGCGTAAGAGCTATATGATCGCATTTATTGACGACCACTCCCGGCTTATTCCTCACGGGCAGTTTTACTTTTCCGAGGGGTTGCGCTGTTTCATGGATGCGTTTGCCCAGGCGTTGCTTAAACGAGGGTTGCCCCGGAAGTTATACACCGATAACGGGTCGGCCTTCCGTTCCCGGCAGTTGGAATATACCGCCGCGACCCTGGGCATTGCCCTTGTGCATGCAAAACCATACACGCCACAGGGAAAAGGGAAAATTGAACGATTCAACCGAACCGTCCAGACGCAGTTCCTTCCCGGGTTCAAAGGCGATACGCTCGAAGAGATCAACGAAGCCTTTGATCTGTGGCTTTCCGGGGATTACCATTCACGTCCTCACAGAGCAACCGGACAGCCTCCGTTCAAGCGTTTCACATCCCAAATGGAGTGTATGAGATCGGCGCCGGAGAATCTCATGGACTTTTTCCGCAGAAGTATCCATCGCCGCGTCAACAAGGATCGCTCAGTGATTGTGGAAAGGCGTTTGTTCGAAGCTCCGGTGGCGCTGATCGGTAAAAAGGTGGAGATACTCTACCACGAAGAAAACCCGGAAGAGGTGGAGATCCGCCATCAGGAGGAATCATGGGGTCTTTTTCGCCAGGTGGATTTGCACGTCAACAGCCGGGTCAAAAGAGACAAGAACAGCCAGATTGAACTTTCCGGAGAGGGCGCCTGCGAATCCGGACAACTGTGGGAGGAAGCGTGATGGACGACAGCTATCGGCAGTTTTTTGCCCTGAAGAGCGAGCCCTTCCGGGCTGACATCAAACGAGGCGATATTATGGTAACGCAGGCGCTTTCGGCTGTACAGGATCGCGTCCAGTACGCCGTCCGTCTGGGCGCCGTCGCCCTGATCACCGGCGAGATAGGCAGCGGCAAATCGACCGCGCTTCGCTATGTCATCGGCGATTTCCATCCCTCCGAATATAGGATCATTTACATCACCGCCACATCGGGGTCGATTTTGGAACTTTACCGACAAATCCTTGCCGAGATGGGCATAGACGTCAAAGGCGTTTCCAAGGCGACGATGACGAGGTTGATCAAACTGGAAATATTGGAATCGAGGAGCAAGAAGATAAAGATTGCGCTGATGATCGACGAAGCTTCTCTTTTGCGTCTTGAGGTCTTCGCGGAACTTCACACCCTGACCCAGTTCGAACAGGATTCCAAGCCGTTTCTGCCCATCATCCTTTCCGGTCAGATCAACCTTGTTGACAACCTTCAGTACCGGAACTCCCTCCCCCTGGCCTCCCGGGTAATTGCCAAAAGCCATCTCAAAGGGATTGATCTGAAAACCATGGATGATTACCTCAGGCATCATCTCGCGATTGCCGGAGTGAAACAGATGCTTTTTGACGATGCCGCTGTCACCGCCATTCACCAAGGCTCGGGCGGTCTCTTGCGCAAGGCAAATCACCTGGCCCGTGGCGCCATTATCGCCGCCGCCAGAAAAAAATCGACAACTGTTACGGCAGAGCATGTCCGTCTTGCCGCAACGGAAATATTATGACGATAAGGAGAATTTATGAATATCTATGAAGATGAATTGCTGGAACAAAAACTCGAAGAGTGTACCGACCTGTTGGGACACCTCCTCCTTGACCTTCTTATTGTGAGCCTCAAAAAAATAGCTGCAGAAAATCAGGTATTCTCTGATATAGCCGATTCAAAATTATCCGCCCGCATGGATTTGCATGCCGTCTAAAGCATCCCGGGGCTGGGAATGCTCAGCCCCGTTTTCCTATCCGCCTTTCACCGTATCTCATCCATTGTGAAAACTTGGGTGTTGTTCTCAAATATACTGAAAATCTATGTCCGGATAATGGGGAAGCTTACAGCGTCCATCCAGATTATTGAAAAAGGGGTAACGGACTTTTTTGAGACCTGCGGTAATACGGTTTATGAAAGCGGAGCCATCGCCAAACTCGCCGTTTATTGCGGCAGTATTGCCCGGCTGGAAGAAGAAGTATATCCGTATCTCACCGGGACAATGAATATCAGGCCGGATGAAATACTGAAATACCATAAAGGAAATAAAATCTATAAAACCACCAAAGAGGCGGAAACGGAATTTAATTCGCTGGATACGCCGATTTCAAAAAAGAAGATCATCCTGCTGGTTCAAATCGGGAAAGAAGGCTGGGACTGCCGCAGCCTTACCGGCGTCATTCTTTCGCAAAAAGGCGATTGCCCGACCAACATGGTTTTACAAACTTCCTGCCGCTGTTTAAGGCAGGTTGACAGAGGCAAGCATGAAACCGCCGTTATTTGGCTCAATGAAGAGAATGCCAAGATCCTGGACAAACAACTGCAAGAGGAACAGAATACCAGCATTCAGGAACTCACCACGCTAGGGAAAGACGGCGAGCCGGTCATGGTGGACCGCATTTCACGTATGGATTATCTCAAACTGCCGAAGGTTGATTTTTATCAACTCCATGTGGAATACGAAACCATCGCTGTCGAAGAAGCGGCTAATCCCGGACAAAATTTGTCAAACGTGAATGTCAAGGATCATTTCGACACGGCCACGATCATTGAACGCGGCTTTTCCCCGGATGAATTAAAAACCAAGGATATCCTTGCCCGGATTGAAGGGGGACGCGCGGGATTCGATTTATGGATATGCGTCATTTCCCGTGAAAGTATGGGAAGCATCGCCAGAAGCGACCTATACCCGTACCAGCGTGAACTGAAAAGCATATTTGACGCAATTACTTTTGAAAAAGGCGCATCCCGTTATTTTAACAGCCTTTTTCGGCAGGATGAGATACGCGCCCGTATCCGCCTTTCCTTTCACAAACACCGCGAACTGGAAATAAAATCAGAAATTGTTCCGAAAAGTGCAAGTTTATTGGTTATTGAAAAACTTGCCCCAGTGGAAGAACAAGAGAAGCTGTATCCCAATGCTGCCGATGTGAAACAGATCGTACAGGCGGACGCAACCGGCAAGGACATTGCCCTGCTCCAGAAAGAGGTGGAAGAAGCACAGAGAAAAATCCAGGAGTTTATCGCTTCTCAGCCGAATCCCGATTTGTTTGCTATGGCGGGCTTCAGCGCGCAAACTGCAAAAATATGCTCAAAGACCGTAATGAGCAAAGATCGGACATTTCATTATCTCCCTTACAATTTCTCTCAAAGCCGGTTTGAATTAAACTTTCTGAAAGAAGTCATCTCGCTTACGACATTCACGAAAAATAACCTGGAAGTGTATTATAACGGCGAAGGGCATCTGACCGAATTCCGAATTGCCTGTTATTCTAAAAAAAATGAGCGCTGGCGGCGCGTCGGGCTTTACACCCCTGATTTTCTGGTCATCCGGCGTAAAGACGGAAACATCCATAAAATCCTGATTGTGGAAACCAAAGGAAGCGGTTTTGCTGCGCAGCCGAAGTTTATAGCGCGCAAGAGTTTTGTGGAGTCGGAATTCTTGCCTATGAATAACGAGAAATTCGGCTATAACCGCTTCGACTATCTCTATCTCCCGGATGACCGGAAAATGGACGAAAACCTTCTGTTGTTCAAAACGAAAATTGATTTATTTTTTAAGGAGAATTAAGCCATGCCCGTGAAATACATACCCTATTATCCCAATACCGTAACGGGACAGGCGATACTGGACAACATCACCCGCACCCGCAGGGTGTTGCGCTACCGGGACAATGGCAAAGTGGTTGACCGCATCAAACGGGGAATGCCGTATTATGAACTGGAAAAGATCGAAAGCGTGGGAAGCAATGTCGATAATCTTCTCATCCGCGGCGAGTGCATTTCCGCCTGCGCTTACTTGCAAGATCAAGGCGTCAAGGTTGATCTTGTCTATATCGACCCGCCCTTTGCCAGCGGCGCGGATTACGCGAAGAAAGTGTACCTAAGGCGGAATCCTGAGTTTGCCGAAAAAATCGCCAACGCGGAAGAGGAAATGGATCTGGAAGAACTCCGCTCCTTTGAAGAAAAGATGTACGGCGACATCTGGAACAAGGAAGATTACCTGAACTGGATGTATGAAAATCTCACGGCCATTAAAAGTGTGATGAGTGAAACAGCCAGCATTTATGTGCACTTGGACTGGCATATCGGGCATTATGTCAAGGTGCTGATGGATGAGGTGTTTGGCGAGGATAACTATAAAAACGAACTGATATGGCAAAAAACGACGGCGCCAAAGGCTCAATCCGGACAATTTGCTAATGTACACGATATGATATATCTGTACTCATGCACTGATGATTATCTATTTAATAAACTTTACACAGAGTATAGCGAACAATACTTACAAGACTTTTATAAATATGAAACAACGGACGGTAGAAAATACAGGATTTCAGACTTTTCACAAGCTGGGCAAGGAAGCCCAATGTATTTTGGAAAAGACGGAAAATCACTTTTATTAGAGCCTCCATCAGGAAAACACTGGATATGGGGTCAAAATAAAATTACCGATGGTGTGATAAATAAACGTATTATTTTATCAACAAATAATGTCCCCGGATTAATACGTTATTTAGACGAAATGCCCGGGAATCCATTAAGAGATATATGGACAGATTTAAGGGCAATAGGACCTGGGGCAAATGAGAATGCCAACTACGTCACCCAAAAGCCCGAAGCCTTGCTCGAAAGAATCATCAAGGCATCTTCCAATGAAGGGATGATCATCGCCGATTTTTTCGGCGGCAGCGGTGTTGCGGCCCAAGTGGCGCATTACCTTGACCGCAAGTTTATTCATGTGGATGTGGGGATCAATAGCATTCAGACCACGCGTGACCGGCTGATTGCCGCCGGAGCGCAATTTGATATTTACGATATTCGGGACGGTATATCGCTTTTCCGCAACCCCGTGCAGACCATGGATAAATTGAAACGCCTGATTGCCGGCCTGAAAAATGAGGATTCTATAGACAGCTTCTGGGAAGGCGCGGTGAACGACAGCAAACTCGGCCTTATGCCGGTATATGTGCCGAACCTTCTTGACCACAGCACAAAGGTGCTCGACATACCGCTTATGAACCGCATCATGAACGAAGCGCTGCCCGATCTGCCGGACGGCGTGAAGCAGGTCATCGTTTACTATGTGGACATCGAAAACGAGCCGGAACTGAAAAAGTTTATCGCCGACTGTAATGCGACCAATATTCAGATTGAACTGCGGGATTTAAAGAGCATTCTCGATGAATGCGTTATCAACGATGAAGTGGATTATCAGCTCGAGGAAATGGAGAGCGGATTTGAAATAGAATTTAAGTCCTTTGTCAGCGACCGACTTATTCAGAAAATTGACGTCTACAACCAGAAAAAACTCTTAAGCGACGCTAAAAATGGATCGTTTGATGAAAACGGTTCTGCAAATGGCGATAACGGCAACGCCGAAAACGGCAATGGGAACGGCAGCAAAAAACCGTTTACTCCGATAGAAATCAGCAACAATGGGTTGGAACTAATCGAGCTTGTCAGCCTTGATTGTACAAATTCAGACGGCGTCTGGAAAAGCGATATGGAACTCAAAGTGGATAAGAACGGCTATGTCATTCTGAATGGCCGCAAGACAAAGGAATACTGGAACGGCAAAATCGTTGCCGCAAAGAAGCCGTTGCGAATGAAGATACGGAATATCGCCGGAGACGAGTCTGTTATTAATTTATAGCAGATACTTGCACTGTTGTAACAGGGGGCTTGCACCCGGCTGATAGTCGTTCTTGTAAACAGGAACATGCGCCAATTGGCAGGAGCGGGGTTGAGAAACCGCGGCACGGGGTCTTTGTCTATTCTGTAGCTTCCGCCCTCTTCGAAGGTGCGGAACAGATTCTTTCCGATAAAGAGTAGCGTTGGGGTGCTTTGAAAATAATTCGGGGCATCTGCCGCCAGATTGAGTGGTACGGCGACCACAAGGAACGTAAAGGGCTATGACGAAAACACTGATTGTTTATCACTCGCAGACGGGAAACACCGAAAAAATGGCGCAGGCCGTTGCCGAGGGGGCCCGCCTCATTGACGATACCGAGGTGCTGATAAAAAGGGCTCAGGAGGCC
Above is a genomic segment from Syntrophobacterales bacterium containing:
- a CDS encoding DDE-type integrase/transposase/recombinase yields the protein MTEEQKQRVAVFRFGIIQEFLDVVRLDHGEQEELLRRKCDRQWDIPFSGRSSIGRSTILRWVHQYKSSGGSLESLYPRARNDRGKARALDEETSLALLECRRKLPGLTVPSLIRTMGEQKLLPAGISLNSSTVYRFLHSHNLMTRESSPVDRRKFEAELPNDLWQCDAMHGPALSSGGKKRKSYMIAFIDDHSRLIPHGQFYFSEGLRCFMDAFAQALLKRGLPRKLYTDNGSAFRSRQLEYTAATLGIALVHAKPYTPQGKGKIERFNRTVQTQFLPGFKGDTLEEINEAFDLWLSGDYHSRPHRATGQPPFKRFTSQMECMRSAPENLMDFFRRSIHRRVNKDRSVIVERRLFEAPVALIGKKVEILYHEENPEEVEIRHQEESWGLFRQVDLHVNSRVKRDKNSQIELSGEGACESGQLWEEA
- a CDS encoding AAA family ATPase, giving the protein MDDSYRQFFALKSEPFRADIKRGDIMVTQALSAVQDRVQYAVRLGAVALITGEIGSGKSTALRYVIGDFHPSEYRIIYITATSGSILELYRQILAEMGIDVKGVSKATMTRLIKLEILESRSKKIKIALMIDEASLLRLEVFAELHTLTQFEQDSKPFLPIILSGQINLVDNLQYRNSLPLASRVIAKSHLKGIDLKTMDDYLRHHLAIAGVKQMLFDDAAVTAIHQGSGGLLRKANHLARGAIIAAARKKSTTVTAEHVRLAATEIL
- a CDS encoding site-specific DNA-methyltransferase, with amino-acid sequence MPVKYIPYYPNTVTGQAILDNITRTRRVLRYRDNGKVVDRIKRGMPYYELEKIESVGSNVDNLLIRGECISACAYLQDQGVKVDLVYIDPPFASGADYAKKVYLRRNPEFAEKIANAEEEMDLEELRSFEEKMYGDIWNKEDYLNWMYENLTAIKSVMSETASIYVHLDWHIGHYVKVLMDEVFGEDNYKNELIWQKTTAPKAQSGQFANVHDMIYLYSCTDDYLFNKLYTEYSEQYLQDFYKYETTDGRKYRISDFSQAGQGSPMYFGKDGKSLLLEPPSGKHWIWGQNKITDGVINKRIILSTNNVPGLIRYLDEMPGNPLRDIWTDLRAIGPGANENANYVTQKPEALLERIIKASSNEGMIIADFFGGSGVAAQVAHYLDRKFIHVDVGINSIQTTRDRLIAAGAQFDIYDIRDGISLFRNPVQTMDKLKRLIAGLKNEDSIDSFWEGAVNDSKLGLMPVYVPNLLDHSTKVLDIPLMNRIMNEALPDLPDGVKQVIVYYVDIENEPELKKFIADCNATNIQIELRDLKSILDECVINDEVDYQLEEMESGFEIEFKSFVSDRLIQKIDVYNQKKLLSDAKNGSFDENGSANGDNGNAENGNGNGSKKPFTPIEISNNGLELIELVSLDCTNSDGVWKSDMELKVDKNGYVILNGRKTKEYWNGKIVAAKKPLRMKIRNIAGDESVINL